A single window of Microbacterium oryzae DNA harbors:
- a CDS encoding HNH endonuclease signature motif containing protein yields MVEDASPVTRSAPTALVGGAAKLLDGVFGLVEQVPDAELVALTGRVEQLGRLVDAVRIRTAGEVTRRSRRGLEHPLSEAFGCRTGRELLERLTGAPSASLGVRTRTDERTRDRESATGLPLPAERPLLAAALEAGLLGAEPAALLLKAMDTAARALPANERNRVDTMERHLIGIATGAIASDLEDAVLPPALAGAAAATAEGVLAVPPWSVVKAHADAWVDVLTADGFDPDHDHDQSFRARGLTVTELPNGNFRANGILVPEAGALLQMLLAAHTNPARNVAFASGPSSESRGAPDGGDLIEGTAPEDQGDAPWASDEIVHDPRTATQKRHDALMAMLQAASRAAETPTLGGAAPTVMVHVTQQDLASAPSDDGPVGDEEPWPPAPPSRSGHGIAHLDGASRAVPVSVARRTGCSGDILRAVFSPRGKLLSLTSVQRIFTATQRKAIVARDGGCIIPGCTIPAAWCEIHHVQDHALGGATNTDNGVLLCWWHHHHLDHSGWDIQMRNGTPYVAAPNWIDRHHRHRPAPTSTTRLHAKIRQRI; encoded by the coding sequence ATGGTCGAAGACGCCAGCCCGGTCACGCGATCCGCTCCCACCGCTTTGGTGGGAGGGGCCGCGAAGCTGCTGGACGGGGTCTTCGGGCTGGTCGAACAGGTCCCCGACGCGGAGTTGGTGGCGCTGACGGGGCGCGTCGAGCAGCTCGGCCGGCTGGTCGACGCCGTGCGGATTCGAACCGCGGGAGAGGTCACCCGGCGTTCGCGGCGCGGGTTGGAGCATCCACTGTCGGAGGCGTTCGGGTGCCGCACCGGGCGAGAGCTCCTCGAACGCCTGACCGGAGCGCCCAGCGCGTCGCTCGGCGTCCGAACTCGGACCGATGAGCGCACGCGCGACCGGGAGTCCGCGACCGGGTTGCCGTTGCCCGCTGAACGGCCGCTGCTGGCCGCGGCGCTGGAAGCGGGACTCCTCGGGGCGGAGCCGGCGGCACTGCTGCTGAAGGCGATGGACACCGCCGCACGCGCCCTGCCGGCGAACGAGCGGAACAGGGTCGACACGATGGAACGCCACCTCATCGGGATCGCCACCGGCGCCATCGCCTCCGACCTCGAGGATGCGGTGCTGCCGCCGGCACTCGCAGGCGCCGCTGCCGCAACCGCGGAAGGGGTGCTGGCGGTGCCGCCCTGGAGCGTGGTGAAAGCGCACGCTGACGCGTGGGTCGATGTCCTCACCGCCGATGGGTTCGACCCGGACCACGATCATGATCAGTCCTTCCGGGCGCGCGGCCTGACGGTGACCGAACTTCCCAATGGCAACTTCCGGGCGAACGGGATCCTCGTCCCCGAAGCCGGCGCCCTGTTGCAGATGCTCCTCGCCGCGCACACCAATCCCGCTCGGAATGTCGCCTTCGCAAGCGGCCCGTCCAGCGAGTCGAGAGGAGCACCCGACGGCGGTGATCTCATCGAGGGAACTGCCCCCGAGGATCAGGGCGACGCACCCTGGGCATCGGACGAGATCGTCCACGACCCCCGCACCGCGACTCAGAAACGCCATGACGCGCTCATGGCGATGCTGCAGGCGGCCTCTCGCGCAGCCGAGACTCCCACGCTCGGCGGCGCTGCCCCCACCGTGATGGTTCACGTCACGCAGCAGGACCTTGCGTCCGCCCCATCCGACGACGGGCCCGTGGGGGACGAGGAGCCATGGCCGCCGGCGCCGCCGAGTCGCTCCGGCCACGGCATCGCGCATCTCGACGGGGCCTCCCGGGCGGTGCCGGTGTCCGTGGCCCGGCGGACCGGGTGCAGCGGCGACATTCTCCGAGCAGTCTTCAGCCCCAGAGGGAAGCTGCTGTCCCTCACCAGCGTGCAGCGCATCTTCACCGCCACCCAGCGGAAAGCGATCGTCGCCCGAGACGGCGGTTGCATCATCCCCGGATGCACGATCCCCGCCGCATGGTGCGAGATCCACCACGTCCAGGACCACGCCCTCGGCGGCGCGACCAACACCGACAACGGGGTCCTGCTGTGCTGGTGGCACCACCACCACCTCGATCACTCCGGATGGGACATCCAGATGCGAAACGGCACCCCCTACGTCGCCGCCCCGAACTGGATCGACCGACACCACCGCCACCGGCCCGCGCCGACCTCCACCACCCGACTCCACGCGAAGATCCGGCAGCGGATATGA
- a CDS encoding DUF952 domain-containing protein — protein MTDSDERYDVVFHIAVEDDWELSRAPGMYRVSTRGIPLEEAGFIHATTEDRVDDVVASEFADSSLPLVAVELDVAALEAAGSPVLIEDGSPSIMGPIPMTDDVIVSERPLYD, from the coding sequence ATGACCGACAGCGACGAGCGCTACGACGTCGTCTTCCACATCGCCGTCGAGGACGACTGGGAGCTGAGCCGGGCACCCGGCATGTACCGCGTGTCGACGCGGGGGATCCCGTTGGAGGAGGCCGGCTTCATCCACGCGACGACCGAGGACCGTGTCGACGACGTCGTGGCGAGCGAATTCGCCGACAGCTCGCTGCCGCTGGTGGCCGTCGAGCTCGACGTCGCCGCCCTCGAGGCTGCGGGAAGTCCCGTGCTCATCGAGGACGGGAGCCCATCGATCATGGGCCCCATCCCGATGACGGATGACGTGATCGTCTCCGAACGTCCTCTCTACGACTGA
- a CDS encoding multidrug transporter: MGLHDMSDEEKRRDQLTSAPEATEEDAKPRIDVTHRDGVTRIDVRDDAAVRPGFGQPGEDQSREDEPRD; this comes from the coding sequence ATGGGACTGCACGACATGAGCGACGAGGAGAAGCGCCGCGATCAGCTGACGTCCGCCCCCGAGGCGACGGAGGAGGACGCGAAGCCGCGCATCGACGTCACCCATCGCGACGGCGTCACCCGCATCGACGTCCGTGACGATGCGGCGGTGCGACCCGGGTTCGGGCAGCCGGGTGAAGACCAGTCACGCGAAGACGAGCCGCGGGACTGA
- a CDS encoding SixA phosphatase family protein has product MVRLLLVRHATADWPDGVDDLERPVTAQGAAAARELGAYIAAHDLTPDVALVSVARRTRQTWEQLASELPTALDAQFEEDAYAASARRLLQVVRERGGDAETVLVVGHNPGIHDLVAVLSADRERVPLSYPTTTLAVLDLPADGWSGVEVGTASVERVVVKRSR; this is encoded by the coding sequence ATGGTCCGCCTGCTGCTCGTCCGCCACGCGACAGCGGACTGGCCGGATGGCGTCGACGACCTCGAGCGGCCGGTGACGGCGCAGGGCGCCGCGGCCGCTCGAGAACTGGGCGCCTACATCGCCGCCCACGACCTGACGCCGGATGTCGCGCTCGTCTCCGTGGCGCGCCGCACGAGGCAGACGTGGGAGCAGCTCGCATCGGAGCTGCCGACCGCTCTGGACGCGCAGTTCGAGGAGGACGCCTATGCGGCGTCCGCGCGGCGGCTCCTGCAGGTGGTGCGCGAGCGCGGTGGCGACGCGGAGACGGTGCTGGTCGTCGGCCACAATCCGGGCATCCACGATCTGGTGGCGGTGCTGTCGGCGGACCGCGAGCGCGTGCCGCTCAGCTACCCCACGACGACGCTCGCCGTGCTCGACCTGCCCGCAGACGGATGGTCCGGGGTCGAGGTCGGCACGGCGAGCGTCGAGCGCGTAGTGGTGAAGCGCTCTCGCTGA
- a CDS encoding Dps family protein, which yields MAETKNDTANASKSTTQKNRRRPARGGSGADVTKEQNAEHGFTASKELSERLQAVLVDLIELSLQGKQAHWNVVGTNFRDTHLQLDEVIESAREFSDTVAERMRALHALPDGRSDTVAEGTTLPEFPQGEIATSEVIDLITERIDAVCQTCRDVHDDVDEEDPTTADILHAVLERLEQLSWMVSAENRTPRSR from the coding sequence ATGGCTGAGACCAAGAACGACACCGCGAACGCATCGAAGAGCACGACGCAGAAGAACCGCCGGCGCCCCGCGCGCGGCGGCAGCGGCGCCGACGTCACCAAGGAGCAGAACGCGGAGCACGGCTTCACCGCCTCGAAGGAGCTGAGCGAGCGCCTCCAGGCCGTGCTCGTCGACCTCATCGAGCTCTCGCTGCAGGGCAAGCAGGCGCACTGGAACGTCGTCGGGACGAACTTCCGCGACACGCACCTCCAGCTCGACGAGGTCATCGAGTCCGCTCGCGAGTTCTCCGACACCGTGGCCGAGCGGATGCGCGCGCTGCACGCGCTGCCCGACGGGCGCAGTGACACCGTCGCCGAGGGCACGACGCTGCCGGAGTTCCCGCAGGGCGAGATCGCCACGAGCGAGGTCATCGACCTCATCACCGAGCGCATCGACGCCGTCTGCCAGACGTGCCGCGACGTGCACGACGACGTGGACGAGGAGGACCCGACCACCGCGGACATCCTCCACGCCGTCCTCGAGCGCCTCGAGCAGCTGTCCTGGATGGTCAGCGCCGAGAACCGCACGCCCCGCTCGCGCTGA
- a CDS encoding aldo/keto reductase — MRTVPLGPTGQQVPNVVAGLMRISDKTDEQIRELVDTARGAGIDFFDHADIYGTEPHQCERRFAEAMRLSSSERAELTIQTKCGIVREGPYFDFSYEHIIESVEGSLRALETDYIDVLLLHRPDALVEPDEVARAFDELESAGKVRAFGVSNHTPRQIDLLRTSVRQPIVANQVQLSITHAPIIAQGIAANMAGVEQSQVLDGGGLVEYSRINDITLQAWSPFQSGFFTGVFLGSSDYPELNAVIDRLAAQYEVEAMAIATAWITRHPAGMQVVLGTTTPERVVAAAAGSDIPLTRAEWYELTRAAGHRVP; from the coding sequence ATGAGGACCGTCCCTCTCGGACCCACCGGCCAGCAGGTTCCCAACGTCGTCGCGGGCCTCATGCGCATCTCGGACAAGACCGACGAGCAGATCCGCGAGCTCGTCGACACCGCTCGCGGCGCCGGGATCGACTTCTTCGACCACGCTGACATCTACGGCACCGAGCCGCACCAGTGCGAGCGGCGGTTCGCCGAGGCGATGCGGCTCTCCTCGTCGGAGCGCGCGGAGCTCACCATCCAGACGAAGTGCGGGATCGTGCGCGAGGGCCCGTACTTCGACTTCTCCTACGAGCACATCATCGAGTCGGTCGAGGGCTCCCTGCGCGCCCTCGAGACGGACTACATCGACGTCCTCCTCCTGCACCGCCCCGACGCGCTGGTCGAGCCCGACGAGGTGGCCCGCGCGTTCGACGAGCTGGAGTCTGCCGGCAAGGTGCGCGCGTTCGGCGTCTCCAACCACACCCCGCGCCAGATCGACCTGCTGCGCACGTCGGTACGACAGCCGATCGTCGCGAACCAGGTGCAGCTGTCCATCACGCACGCGCCGATCATCGCGCAGGGGATCGCGGCCAACATGGCCGGCGTGGAGCAGTCGCAGGTGCTCGACGGCGGCGGTCTCGTGGAGTACAGCCGGATCAACGACATCACCCTCCAGGCGTGGTCGCCGTTCCAGTCCGGCTTCTTCACGGGCGTCTTCCTCGGCTCGTCGGACTATCCGGAGCTCAACGCGGTCATCGACCGACTCGCGGCGCAGTACGAGGTGGAGGCGATGGCCATCGCCACGGCGTGGATCACGCGTCACCCGGCCGGCATGCAGGTCGTGCTGGGGACGACGACGCCCGAGCGGGTGGTCGCCGCCGCGGCAGGCAGCGACATCCCGCTCACCCGCGCCGAGTGGTACGAGCTGACGAGGGCGGCCGGGCACCGGGTGCCCTGA
- a CDS encoding NYN domain-containing protein: MRGSGTTWVLVDGENIDATLGTSIIGRRPQPEERPRWDRLMSFAARQWNQSSRGVFFINASQTIPQSFVQALKAMDYEVVLLSGAPDEKVVDIAIQRTLQALVGRDDDVMLVSHDGDFLDDVAALIGGDRRVGVVAFNEFRNAGYAALPGLHRFDLEYDAAVFDAQLPRLRVIPIDEFDPTTFLGA; this comes from the coding sequence ATGCGCGGAAGCGGTACGACCTGGGTGCTCGTCGACGGCGAGAACATCGACGCGACGCTCGGGACGTCGATCATCGGCCGCCGCCCGCAGCCCGAGGAGCGCCCCCGGTGGGACCGGCTGATGTCGTTCGCCGCCCGGCAGTGGAACCAGTCCTCCCGCGGCGTCTTCTTCATCAACGCATCCCAGACCATCCCGCAGAGCTTCGTGCAGGCGCTGAAGGCGATGGACTACGAGGTGGTCCTCCTCTCCGGCGCGCCGGACGAGAAGGTCGTCGACATCGCCATCCAGCGCACGCTGCAGGCGCTCGTCGGGCGCGACGACGACGTGATGCTCGTCAGCCACGACGGCGACTTCCTCGACGACGTCGCGGCGCTGATCGGCGGCGACCGGCGGGTGGGCGTCGTCGCGTTCAACGAGTTCCGCAACGCCGGCTACGCCGCGCTCCCGGGCCTGCACCGCTTCGACCTCGAGTACGACGCGGCCGTCTTCGACGCGCAGCTGCCGCGTCTGCGGGTCATCCCGATCGACGAGTTCGACCCGACCACCTTCCTCGGCGCGTAG
- a CDS encoding EamA family transporter has protein sequence MALVLGSCVSLQFGATLAVQLFPALGSWGVSALRLTIAALVLLVAVRPRVRGWNRGQWLAVIAFGLSLTGMNGFFYAALERIPLGTAVAIEFLGPLVLAAVLTRRLLDFAWVALALVGMALLGVDSALGVALDGVGVVLTLIAAAFWALYIRASARVGQLVPGMGGLAVALVVASVALLPFGVPAAAAAFAEPHLLALAAGTALLASVVPYTLELLALRRLPQRVFGVLLSLEPVVAAAAGWLLLSQEMSALRIAAVALVVAASIGTALAARKASEDAPGAALTGEIPVIRD, from the coding sequence ATGGCACTGGTCCTCGGGTCCTGCGTCTCGCTGCAGTTCGGGGCCACGCTCGCCGTGCAGCTGTTCCCCGCGCTGGGTTCGTGGGGCGTGAGCGCCCTGCGGCTGACGATTGCCGCCCTCGTGCTGCTCGTCGCGGTCCGGCCGCGCGTGCGCGGATGGAACCGCGGCCAGTGGCTCGCGGTGATCGCGTTCGGCCTGTCGCTCACCGGGATGAACGGCTTCTTCTACGCCGCGCTCGAGCGGATCCCGCTCGGCACGGCCGTCGCGATCGAATTCCTCGGACCGCTCGTGCTCGCCGCCGTCCTCACCCGTCGCCTTCTGGACTTCGCGTGGGTGGCGCTCGCGCTGGTCGGCATGGCGCTGCTGGGCGTGGACAGCGCCCTCGGCGTCGCGCTGGACGGGGTCGGCGTCGTCTTGACGCTCATCGCCGCGGCGTTCTGGGCGCTGTACATCCGCGCGAGCGCCCGCGTCGGTCAGCTCGTTCCGGGGATGGGCGGACTCGCCGTCGCGCTCGTCGTCGCGTCGGTCGCGCTGCTGCCCTTCGGCGTGCCGGCTGCCGCGGCCGCGTTCGCCGAGCCCCACCTCCTCGCACTGGCCGCGGGGACGGCGCTGCTGGCCTCGGTCGTGCCCTACACGCTCGAGCTCCTGGCCCTCCGGCGCCTGCCGCAGCGAGTGTTCGGGGTGCTGCTCAGCCTCGAGCCGGTCGTCGCGGCCGCGGCCGGATGGCTGCTGCTGAGTCAGGAGATGAGCGCACTGCGCATCGCGGCGGTCGCGCTCGTGGTCGCCGCGAGCATCGGCACCGCCCTCGCCGCGCGCAAGGCGAGCGAGGACGCGCCGGGAGCCGCCCTCACCGGCGAGATCCCGGTGATCCGCGACTGA
- a CDS encoding DNA topoisomerase IB — MPRLRRTSPQDRGWTRRRSGSGFTYLDENGERLPDEAIERIKALVIPPAWKDVWITPYPNGHLQAVGTDDAGRRQYLYHPQWRARRDALKFDRVLDFGAALGLARPAILGELALDGMPVNRACAAAVRMLDIGCFRIGDDVYADKNGSFGLTTLERAHVRRTGDALVFRFRGKSGVNHRIEIADPGVVAAIETMRRRRDGEPALLAYRDATGWRRLTATLVNDYVRASTGANATAKDFRTWHATVLAATKLAERSLELDERASATKKRKAVTATMRDVATFLGNTPTMARTSYVDPRVVSAFDEGRTIAETVRVEHADEIARQTALEAATLSLIRD; from the coding sequence ATGCCCCGCCTCCGCCGCACCTCTCCTCAGGACCGCGGCTGGACACGCCGACGCTCAGGCAGCGGCTTCACCTACCTCGACGAGAACGGCGAGCGGCTGCCGGATGAGGCGATCGAGCGGATCAAGGCCCTGGTCATCCCGCCCGCCTGGAAGGACGTGTGGATCACGCCCTATCCGAACGGGCACCTGCAGGCGGTGGGAACGGACGACGCCGGACGTCGGCAGTACCTGTACCACCCGCAGTGGCGCGCGCGTCGGGATGCGCTCAAGTTCGACCGGGTGCTCGACTTCGGCGCCGCCCTCGGGCTCGCGCGTCCGGCCATCCTCGGCGAGCTCGCGCTGGACGGCATGCCGGTGAACCGCGCCTGCGCGGCCGCGGTGCGAATGCTCGACATCGGCTGCTTCCGCATCGGCGACGACGTCTACGCCGACAAGAACGGGAGCTTCGGGCTCACCACGCTCGAGCGTGCGCACGTGCGGCGAACGGGCGATGCGCTGGTGTTCCGCTTCCGCGGCAAGTCGGGTGTGAACCACCGCATCGAGATCGCCGACCCCGGCGTGGTCGCCGCCATCGAGACCATGCGCCGGCGCCGCGACGGGGAGCCGGCGCTGCTCGCCTATCGGGATGCGACGGGGTGGCGACGCCTCACGGCGACCCTCGTCAACGACTACGTGCGCGCGTCGACCGGAGCGAACGCCACCGCGAAGGACTTCCGCACCTGGCACGCGACGGTGCTGGCCGCGACCAAGCTGGCCGAGCGCTCGCTCGAGCTGGATGAGCGCGCGAGCGCCACGAAGAAGCGGAAGGCCGTCACCGCCACCATGCGCGACGTGGCGACCTTCCTCGGGAACACCCCGACCATGGCGCGCACGTCGTATGTCGACCCGCGGGTGGTCTCGGCCTTCGACGAGGGGCGCACGATCGCCGAGACGGTGCGCGTCGAGCACGCGGACGAGATCGCGCGGCAGACCGCGCTCGAGGCGGCCACGCTCTCGCTCATCCGCGACTGA
- a CDS encoding DUF1697 domain-containing protein, translating into MTEYVALLRGVNVGGVTVRSADLKALFAESGFADARTYLASGNVRFSADGEGRALKTDLERALAERFGYDAWIVLVTLAEMRAALDAFPFDASDEARQPYVVFCADPAVREELLASAEPSDEDPIAPGPGVVYWTPPKGSSVDTAFAKQLAKPRWKAVTTTRNLRTVAKICA; encoded by the coding sequence ATGACGGAGTACGTCGCGCTGCTGCGCGGAGTGAACGTCGGCGGCGTCACCGTCCGCTCGGCGGACCTGAAGGCGCTGTTCGCCGAGAGCGGCTTCGCCGACGCGCGCACCTACCTCGCCAGCGGCAACGTGCGGTTCTCCGCGGATGGCGAGGGCCGGGCTCTCAAGACCGACCTCGAGCGGGCGCTGGCCGAGCGCTTCGGCTACGACGCATGGATCGTCCTGGTGACGCTCGCGGAGATGCGCGCGGCGCTCGACGCCTTCCCGTTCGACGCGTCGGATGAGGCGCGCCAGCCGTACGTCGTGTTCTGCGCCGACCCCGCGGTGCGGGAGGAGCTCCTCGCGAGCGCGGAGCCGTCCGATGAGGACCCGATCGCACCCGGTCCCGGCGTCGTCTACTGGACGCCGCCGAAGGGCTCGAGCGTCGACACCGCGTTCGCGAAGCAGCTCGCGAAGCCGCGGTGGAAGGCCGTCACCACGACGAGGAATCTCCGCACGGTGGCGAAGATCTGCGCCTGA
- a CDS encoding PHP domain-containing protein has protein sequence MDPLDALAEIAYLLERERSSRYKSKAFRRAADVIASLTPEELRDAASLRRREGIGETTFRVIQEALAGDVPAYLADLRERTGVAGRSELRAALRGDLHSHSEWSDGLTSIDLMVAAGRRLGHEYLALTDHSPRLRVANGLSPERLTAQLDVVAGLSGDGFTLLSGIEVDILDDGGLDQEDALLERLDVVVASVHSHLRADRREMTARMLGAIRNPRTHVLGHCTGRLVEGSRGTRPPSEFDADAVFDACAEHGVAVEINSRPERQDPPDELIALALAKGCLFSIDSDAHAPGQLSLLDYGAERAERAGVPADRIITTWPLDRLRGWLQCER, from the coding sequence ATGGATCCGCTCGATGCACTGGCAGAGATCGCCTACCTCCTGGAGCGCGAGCGCTCGTCGCGCTACAAGTCGAAGGCGTTCCGACGTGCCGCCGACGTCATCGCATCGCTCACGCCGGAGGAGCTGCGCGACGCGGCGTCGCTCCGGCGACGGGAGGGGATCGGCGAGACGACGTTCCGCGTCATCCAGGAGGCGCTCGCCGGTGACGTTCCGGCCTACCTCGCCGACCTCCGCGAGCGCACCGGCGTCGCCGGGCGCAGCGAGCTGCGAGCGGCCCTCCGCGGCGACCTCCACAGCCACTCCGAGTGGTCGGATGGCCTCACGTCCATCGACCTGATGGTGGCGGCCGGTCGTCGGTTGGGGCACGAGTACCTCGCCCTCACCGATCACTCCCCGCGGCTGCGGGTCGCGAACGGGCTCTCACCGGAGCGGCTGACCGCGCAGCTCGACGTGGTGGCCGGCCTCTCCGGCGACGGCTTCACGCTGCTCAGCGGCATCGAGGTCGACATCCTCGACGACGGCGGCCTGGACCAGGAAGACGCGCTGCTCGAGCGCCTCGACGTCGTCGTCGCGAGCGTGCACTCCCATCTGCGCGCAGATCGACGCGAGATGACCGCCCGCATGCTCGGGGCCATCCGCAACCCCCGCACGCACGTGCTCGGGCACTGCACCGGCCGTCTCGTGGAGGGGTCGCGCGGCACGCGGCCGCCGTCGGAGTTCGACGCGGACGCCGTGTTCGACGCGTGCGCGGAGCACGGCGTCGCGGTGGAGATCAACTCGCGGCCCGAGCGCCAGGACCCGCCGGACGAGCTCATCGCGCTCGCCCTCGCGAAGGGCTGCCTGTTCTCGATCGACAGCGACGCCCACGCGCCCGGTCAGCTGTCGCTGCTGGACTACGGCGCCGAGCGCGCCGAGCGGGCGGGAGTGCCGGCCGATCGCATCATCACGACATGGCCCCTCGATCGGCTGCGCGGGTGGCTGCAGTGCGAGCGCTGA
- a CDS encoding sensor histidine kinase, whose amino-acid sequence MTVDIAHPANGQSIRGVPRSGRWRRLGGEAWRLLAALTAGVLLFIVNFGLSVESGLAPDDLRTGGILLADLVLGLVAVLLIPLRRRAPVVVGTLVAVVAGFSTLAVPAALLMLVSVATRRRWQEIAVVSSGVIASSVVVEMTGATLLPSADPLSELGLFVPLLVAVLAVAIAIGISIGGRRELVASLRERAQLSRREQALRESRAREHERTRIAQEMHDALGHRLSLVAMHAAALRYRTDLTSAETRSAVDLVHDNSRCALQELREVLAVLREHPDDASSPLPTLADLDDLVAQHPDASLQVDVDTAGIPVTVSRHAFRIVQECLTNARKHAPGRRVCVALSGEVGKTLCISVSNELLEAMASTSGGGFGLIGIDERARTVGGSARAHVDGGAHIVEVELPWT is encoded by the coding sequence ATGACGGTCGACATCGCGCACCCGGCGAACGGGCAGAGCATCCGAGGCGTCCCCCGCTCCGGCAGGTGGCGCAGACTCGGCGGAGAAGCGTGGCGTCTGCTGGCCGCGCTCACGGCCGGGGTGCTGCTCTTCATCGTGAACTTCGGCCTCAGCGTCGAGTCGGGCCTCGCCCCGGATGACCTGCGGACAGGAGGGATCCTCCTCGCCGACCTCGTGCTCGGCCTCGTCGCGGTCCTGCTCATCCCGTTGCGCCGTCGCGCGCCGGTGGTCGTCGGGACTCTGGTGGCCGTCGTCGCGGGCTTCTCCACTCTCGCGGTGCCCGCGGCGCTGCTGATGCTCGTCTCCGTCGCGACCCGCCGCCGCTGGCAGGAGATCGCCGTGGTGTCATCCGGCGTGATCGCCAGCAGCGTCGTCGTCGAGATGACAGGAGCGACGCTGCTCCCGTCCGCGGATCCGCTCTCCGAGCTGGGTCTCTTCGTCCCCCTGCTCGTCGCCGTGCTCGCCGTGGCCATCGCGATCGGCATCTCCATCGGCGGCAGGCGGGAGCTCGTGGCGTCGCTTCGCGAGCGCGCCCAGCTGAGTCGACGAGAGCAGGCGCTGCGTGAGAGCCGTGCCCGCGAGCACGAGCGCACGCGCATCGCGCAGGAGATGCATGACGCGCTCGGCCATCGCCTCTCACTGGTGGCGATGCACGCCGCGGCTCTCCGCTACCGCACGGATCTGACGAGCGCGGAGACGCGGTCCGCCGTCGACCTGGTGCACGACAACTCCCGCTGCGCCCTGCAGGAGCTGCGGGAAGTGCTCGCGGTGCTGCGCGAGCACCCCGACGACGCGTCGTCGCCGCTCCCGACGCTCGCGGACCTGGACGATCTCGTCGCCCAGCATCCGGACGCCTCGCTGCAGGTGGACGTCGACACGGCGGGCATTCCGGTGACCGTCAGCCGTCACGCGTTCCGCATCGTCCAGGAGTGCCTCACGAACGCGCGCAAGCACGCGCCCGGTCGGCGCGTGTGCGTGGCGCTGTCCGGCGAGGTCGGCAAGACGCTCTGCATCTCGGTGTCGAACGAGCTGCTCGAGGCAATGGCGAGCACGTCCGGCGGCGGATTCGGCCTCATCGGCATCGACGAGCGCGCCCGCACGGTCGGCGGCTCTGCACGTGCACACGTCGACGGCGGCGCGCACATCGTCGAGGTGGAGCTCCCGTGGACGTGA
- a CDS encoding response regulator: MSAATAKAITSPDAVRVVIVDDDAYVRAGLTLLLGTDPGIVVVGEAADGLSAAAAIETTDPDVVLMDIRMPRCDGIAATRRELDRDPDLAIIILTTFDADDLVVQALQAGARGFLLKDTPPDELVRAVHAAARGGSTLTPSVWQRIVHLAAGGARPASTADASALSALTRREREVAAAVARGMSNADIAAELFLSLATVKTHVGRVLQKLGVDNRVQAAVLLKDLAGSGSAER; the protein is encoded by the coding sequence GTGAGCGCGGCCACCGCGAAGGCGATTACGAGTCCGGACGCCGTCCGCGTCGTGATCGTCGACGACGACGCGTACGTGAGAGCCGGCCTCACGCTTCTGCTCGGCACCGATCCCGGCATCGTCGTCGTCGGCGAGGCAGCCGACGGGCTGTCCGCCGCGGCCGCGATCGAGACGACCGATCCGGACGTGGTGCTCATGGACATCCGGATGCCGCGGTGCGACGGCATCGCGGCCACTCGGCGCGAGCTCGACCGCGACCCGGACCTCGCCATCATCATCCTCACGACGTTCGACGCCGACGACCTGGTCGTGCAGGCGCTGCAGGCCGGAGCCAGGGGCTTCCTGTTGAAGGACACGCCCCCCGATGAGCTGGTGCGGGCAGTCCACGCGGCGGCGCGCGGCGGCTCGACGTTGACGCCTTCGGTATGGCAGCGGATCGTCCACCTCGCCGCCGGAGGCGCGCGTCCGGCATCGACCGCGGATGCCTCGGCCCTGTCCGCGCTCACCCGGCGGGAGCGAGAGGTCGCGGCGGCGGTGGCCAGGGGCATGTCGAATGCGGACATCGCGGCCGAGCTCTTCCTCTCGCTCGCCACGGTGAAGACCCATGTCGGTCGCGTGCTTCAAAAGCTCGGCGTGGACAATCGCGTCCAGGCCGCCGTGCTGCTGAAGGACCTGGCGGGCAGCGGCAGCGCTGAGCGCTAG